A DNA window from Niabella yanshanensis contains the following coding sequences:
- a CDS encoding RagB/SusD family nutrient uptake outer membrane protein, with translation MKRNKLIVQLLAAVLFLSSCEKDFMTVNRVDAFIPSDQFYTNYNYAQQAVWNVYSYLPNGLSSLNYEAITDNAEATNVTDLSNVFNQGVWNQYVNPDDVWSKNFNAIRAANLYLENKDKADIEYIKNRIVTSDSTPYFNARNNVKFMEGEVLFLKAYFYLELIKRYGGVPVLREAFEYKSEDWKNVPRNTLDECVKYIVELCDAASAIIPQNLSSYSWYDVGRVTYGAIKTLKAKALLYAASPLFKGAGTTATWEDAAIACNDVIALNAYTLDANYNNVFGANALSSKEMIFFRQYGNNNSVEYANFPISFQGSNGNSVTPTQNLVDQFEVLIKDGSGAITGSRPFSWSNADDAANPYANRDPRLNNTVILNNTSFSGAVIETFDGGAAGFPKLNATKTGYYLKKWVNPSVNLVTNTSAVHTWAYFRYGQLLLDYAEAAFNAYGADGKPSGASLTALQALNLVRARSTMPALSSSQLNQASIEHERNVEMAYEDQRLWDVRRWKKGNTYFNQPVNRIKITKTGTGFTYQVNKLEDRRFDPKMDWYPIPQDEIVKTGWTQNSGW, from the coding sequence ATGAAAAGAAATAAATTAATCGTTCAACTTTTAGCTGCTGTCCTGTTTCTTTCTTCCTGTGAAAAAGATTTCATGACAGTAAACAGGGTAGATGCCTTTATTCCCTCCGATCAGTTTTATACCAATTACAACTATGCACAACAGGCCGTATGGAATGTATATAGCTATCTTCCCAATGGCTTATCCTCGCTTAATTATGAAGCTATTACCGACAATGCCGAAGCCACTAACGTAACGGACCTGTCCAATGTATTTAACCAGGGCGTATGGAACCAGTATGTTAACCCGGATGATGTATGGAGTAAAAATTTCAATGCTATTCGTGCAGCCAATCTGTACCTGGAAAATAAGGATAAGGCAGATATTGAATATATCAAAAACCGCATCGTAACCAGCGATTCTACTCCCTATTTCAATGCACGCAATAATGTGAAGTTTATGGAAGGGGAAGTGCTCTTTCTGAAAGCTTATTTTTACCTGGAGCTCATCAAACGGTATGGTGGCGTTCCTGTTTTAAGGGAGGCCTTCGAATACAAATCGGAGGATTGGAAGAATGTACCGAGGAATACGCTGGACGAATGTGTGAAATACATTGTGGAGTTGTGTGATGCAGCTTCAGCTATTATCCCGCAAAACTTAAGTAGTTACTCCTGGTACGATGTAGGCCGTGTAACTTACGGCGCCATCAAAACTTTGAAAGCAAAAGCATTACTGTATGCCGCAAGCCCCCTGTTTAAAGGGGCCGGCACTACAGCTACCTGGGAAGATGCTGCAATAGCCTGCAATGATGTTATTGCATTAAATGCCTACACACTCGACGCCAATTATAACAATGTATTTGGTGCCAATGCGCTTAGCTCAAAAGAAATGATCTTCTTCAGGCAGTATGGTAATAACAATTCAGTAGAATACGCCAACTTTCCCATCAGCTTCCAGGGATCCAATGGAAACAGCGTAACGCCTACACAAAACCTGGTTGATCAGTTTGAAGTGCTGATCAAAGATGGTTCGGGCGCTATTACAGGTTCCAGGCCTTTTAGCTGGTCGAATGCTGATGATGCTGCTAACCCCTATGCCAACAGGGACCCCCGTTTAAATAATACGGTTATTTTAAATAACACCAGTTTCTCAGGCGCAGTTATTGAAACCTTTGATGGGGGAGCCGCCGGGTTTCCCAAATTGAATGCTACAAAAACAGGTTATTATTTAAAGAAATGGGTGAATCCTTCTGTCAACCTGGTCACCAATACCAGCGCGGTTCATACCTGGGCCTATTTCCGGTACGGGCAACTGCTATTGGATTATGCGGAGGCCGCTTTTAACGCGTATGGAGCAGATGGTAAACCCTCCGGTGCTTCTTTAACGGCGCTGCAGGCTCTCAACCTGGTGCGTGCGCGGTCAACAATGCCGGCGCTTAGCTCCAGCCAGCTCAACCAGGCCAGTATCGAGCATGAGCGTAATGTAGAAATGGCCTATGAAGATCAACGTCTTTGGGATGTAAGACGCTGGAAAAAAGGAAATACCTATTTCAACCAGCCTGTAAACCGTATCAAAATAACTAAAACAGGTACCGGTTTTACTTACCAGGTCAACAAATTAGAAGACCGGAGGTTTGATCCCAAAATGGATTGGTATCCTATTCCACAGGATGAAATTGTTAAAACAGGTTGGACACAAAATTCTGGATGGTAA
- a CDS encoding DUF1735 domain-containing protein — MNNKLSLAFLGMACSVIALFTGCKQDALIGERVPETGKVYFGLADSSGTKGINGVSSWSQDTVAKTVTIAAAIYRGGFTELAPFTVKIQADNSAVDKLISAGKLPANTVKLATTDYTLDESATIEYKDGVMKGMVLPEIKMSALNANQGKYIALGLSIASAERFGINESRSKIVVYANVDSLMDAIIPPKNQIVNDAWQVLKIANNDNVTATPASNGSFVFAGGSGGHIGIYQAVDVQAGRKYSFTFNVKGTGATDTWFEVYIGYGAPVTGVDYNEGGVRMGLNTWTGCGKTAFDDLLSKVGCVGSGPIFTAPATGKVYLVIRTGGTNLGAGGITASKFVFIRQ; from the coding sequence ATGAATAACAAGCTTTCATTAGCATTTTTAGGGATGGCATGCTCCGTAATAGCCTTGTTTACCGGCTGTAAGCAGGATGCACTTATAGGTGAACGGGTTCCCGAAACAGGGAAAGTGTATTTTGGACTGGCAGACAGTTCAGGCACAAAGGGCATTAATGGCGTAAGTAGCTGGTCACAGGATACAGTTGCCAAAACAGTAACGATTGCCGCCGCTATCTACCGGGGTGGGTTTACAGAATTAGCGCCGTTTACAGTAAAAATACAGGCAGATAACAGTGCCGTGGATAAATTAATCAGTGCCGGTAAATTGCCTGCGAATACGGTAAAGCTTGCTACCACGGACTATACATTAGATGAATCAGCAACAATTGAGTATAAGGATGGTGTGATGAAAGGAATGGTACTGCCTGAAATTAAGATGTCGGCTTTAAACGCCAACCAGGGTAAGTATATAGCCCTGGGTCTCTCTATTGCATCTGCGGAGCGTTTTGGCATCAATGAATCCCGTAGCAAAATTGTGGTTTATGCCAACGTAGATTCTTTAATGGATGCCATCATTCCTCCCAAAAACCAAATTGTAAATGATGCCTGGCAGGTGCTGAAGATTGCCAATAATGATAATGTAACGGCAACACCTGCGTCCAACGGGTCATTTGTTTTTGCAGGCGGCAGCGGCGGCCATATCGGCATTTACCAGGCTGTAGATGTACAGGCCGGCAGAAAATATTCATTCACTTTTAACGTAAAGGGAACCGGCGCTACCGATACCTGGTTCGAAGTATATATTGGCTATGGCGCACCTGTTACCGGCGTAGACTACAACGAGGGCGGCGTTAGAATGGGTTTAAATACCTGGACCGGTTGTGGTAAAACAGCTTTTGATGACCTGCTGTCTAAAGTAGGATGCGTAGGTTCAGGCCCCATTTTTACAGCACCTGCTACGGGCAAAGTATACCTGGTGATCCGAACAGGTGGTACTAACCTGGGCGCCGGCGGCATTACTGCTTCGAAGTTTGTATTTATCCGGCAATAG
- a CDS encoding S41 family peptidase, translating to MRSFLFILLFVCSLFSCKSPRQSGGYNLGFEDIYQDSAIGWKGYTLNDSTVYTAKLDSRIFRSGDYSASIAFEGGKPQFSTWARFITKKYAGDSITFSGFIKTENVTDGYAGLWMRIDPYIAFDNMHKRGAKGTTDWTEYRITLPLDPEKTDKIVLGGMLVGKGKMWLDDLKISIDGKDISELQPMVTAPAEDDREFDRGSLVTINDSDSSTIHTLYQLGLVWGYLKYRHPNVIKGDYNWDYELFRVLPELLKAQAGKRDDILLNWIDTLGKVPKATKRAVTDSISIQPDLSWIKQSGFSANLQSVLLNLSKAEISTESQYYVSKGRASNVSIEHERPYMQMPFTDDGYRLLALYRYWNIIQYFFPYKNDIGTDWKAILKKYIPKFLSAKNELAYKLSLLELAGQIHDSHAFFDFDYAIHNFLGNRQFPVRLKFINNQPVVTGFSDETLAQKNDLQIGDIVVKINGKAVETIVNRLRAYTPASNNWTQLRDIAGSLVRTNDSILSVDIIRNGKQKQKMVSSYDPGTFQTPKEFSMLNIPYKWVENKVGYIDHGKLKTRDLAAVFEQFKEARGIIIDLRNYPSDYLIYTLPEFLLPELKPFVKILVPDIHNPGSFSFAAPFKTGNVRSDYYRGKVVLLIDETTQSSSEYHAMAYRAAPNCMVIGTPSAGADGNVSEIILPGYLKTRFSGIGIFYPDGSPTQRTGIIPDIIVRPTVQGIIAGRDEILEKAKEVILQ from the coding sequence ATGAGATCATTTTTATTTATCCTGTTGTTTGTTTGCTCTCTTTTTTCATGTAAATCTCCCCGGCAATCTGGCGGCTACAACCTGGGCTTTGAAGACATTTACCAGGATTCTGCTATCGGCTGGAAGGGGTATACGCTCAACGATAGTACTGTGTATACGGCAAAACTGGACTCCCGGATTTTCCGATCTGGAGACTACTCTGCTTCCATTGCGTTCGAAGGCGGAAAGCCGCAGTTTAGTACCTGGGCACGCTTCATAACAAAAAAATATGCAGGTGATAGTATTACATTTTCTGGATTTATAAAAACCGAAAATGTGACGGATGGCTATGCCGGATTATGGATGCGCATCGATCCTTATATAGCCTTTGACAATATGCACAAAAGAGGAGCGAAAGGTACTACCGATTGGACTGAGTACCGGATAACGCTTCCCCTGGATCCTGAAAAAACGGATAAGATTGTTTTGGGAGGCATGTTAGTAGGCAAAGGAAAAATGTGGCTGGATGATCTTAAAATATCTATAGATGGAAAAGATATTTCGGAATTGCAACCTATGGTAACTGCTCCCGCCGAAGACGATCGTGAATTTGACAGGGGATCGTTGGTAACGATAAATGATAGCGATAGCAGCACTATTCACACTTTGTATCAATTGGGCCTGGTATGGGGATATTTAAAATATCGGCACCCGAATGTAATTAAAGGAGATTATAACTGGGACTATGAATTGTTTAGAGTGTTGCCTGAATTGCTAAAGGCTCAGGCCGGTAAAAGAGATGACATTTTATTAAACTGGATCGATACACTAGGTAAGGTACCTAAAGCCACTAAAAGAGCAGTCACCGATAGTATTAGTATACAACCTGACTTAAGCTGGATTAAGCAGTCGGGCTTTTCAGCAAATCTTCAAAGCGTATTGCTAAATCTGAGTAAAGCAGAAATTTCAACTGAAAGCCAGTACTATGTAAGTAAAGGGCGTGCTTCTAATGTGAGTATAGAGCATGAACGCCCCTATATGCAGATGCCTTTTACAGACGACGGATACCGGCTTTTAGCTTTATACCGCTACTGGAATATTATCCAGTATTTTTTCCCTTACAAAAACGATATCGGCACCGATTGGAAAGCAATCTTAAAAAAATATATTCCTAAATTTCTAAGTGCAAAAAATGAATTAGCCTATAAGCTTAGCTTGCTTGAACTGGCTGGCCAAATACATGATTCGCATGCTTTTTTTGACTTTGATTATGCTATACACAATTTTTTAGGTAACAGGCAATTCCCTGTCAGGCTTAAATTTATCAATAACCAGCCGGTTGTTACCGGTTTTTCAGACGAAACCCTTGCTCAAAAAAACGATCTTCAAATAGGTGATATAGTGGTTAAAATAAACGGTAAGGCTGTTGAAACTATTGTGAATAGGCTAAGAGCCTATACACCCGCCTCAAACAATTGGACACAATTAAGAGATATTGCCGGAAGTCTGGTAAGAACCAATGATTCTATACTCAGCGTGGACATTATTAGAAATGGTAAACAAAAGCAGAAAATGGTATCGAGCTACGATCCGGGAACGTTTCAGACCCCGAAAGAATTCAGTATGCTAAATATACCTTACAAATGGGTGGAAAATAAAGTTGGCTATATTGATCATGGAAAACTTAAAACCAGGGATCTCGCAGCGGTTTTTGAACAGTTTAAAGAAGCCAGGGGTATTATTATCGACTTAAGAAATTACCCATCAGATTACCTGATATATACACTTCCGGAATTCCTGTTGCCAGAACTAAAACCATTTGTGAAAATCCTGGTACCCGATATCCACAATCCTGGTTCTTTCTCTTTTGCCGCTCCATTTAAAACAGGAAATGTCAGATCCGATTACTACCGGGGAAAAGTAGTGCTGTTAATTGATGAAACCACGCAAAGTTCTTCAGAATATCATGCCATGGCTTATAGGGCCGCCCCTAACTGTATGGTTATTGGTACACCTTCAGCGGGTGCGGACGGAAATGTTTCTGAGATCATACTTCCGGGCTATCTAAAAACCAGGTTTAGCGGCATTGGCATATTTTATCCTGATGGAAGCCCGACACAAAGAACAGGGATTATACCAGATATTATTGTACGGCCTACTGTACAAGGGATAATTGCAGGCAGGGATGAGATATTGGAGAAGGCTAAAGAAGTGATACTTCAATAA
- a CDS encoding exonuclease domain-containing protein — MEYAIVDIETTGGNAGLGSITEIAIRIFNGNQVIDSYETLVKPLHSIPPYVASLTGINDDMVANCLPFADIAKDVFTMLEGRTFVAHNVNFDYSFLKHHLGSAGYHYAAPKLCTIRMSRKIRPGLPSYSLGNLCDALDISIAGRHRAGGDADATALLFSKLLAWDLDGVIPAMLNEVAEEKQLPAALRNDFDGLPNTPGVYYFYNDSDEVIYIGKARDLKKRVGQHFAIHSPNRKGSKFAKKVARISYEACGTELMALILEVLEIKRVYPKYNTALKKYEAKAGLFVYEDENGYQRMTIAKAKKGYQPVQVFTTRQGGMNKLRELSRRYGLCASLCRLSSCELCDLVDKQKDLLCTANQAPDVYNQKVERALSFLKKDEQGFYIMDKGRHAGEKSCIWVENGQFYGMGYIDNDADIYSLNDVRDSLTRYPGDHYIMQLIISYVCKYPRKVAPITGKPVSAEWD; from the coding sequence ATGGAGTATGCCATTGTAGATATTGAAACTACGGGAGGTAACGCAGGTTTGGGCAGTATAACCGAAATTGCAATACGCATTTTTAATGGCAACCAGGTTATCGACAGTTATGAAACACTGGTAAAACCGCTTCATTCCATTCCGCCTTATGTAGCATCGCTTACAGGCATCAATGATGACATGGTAGCCAATTGCCTCCCTTTTGCCGACATCGCCAAAGATGTTTTTACTATGCTGGAAGGCAGAACCTTTGTGGCGCATAATGTCAATTTTGATTATTCTTTTCTGAAACATCACCTGGGTAGCGCAGGTTACCACTATGCGGCTCCCAAATTGTGCACGATCCGGATGAGCCGGAAGATCAGGCCGGGCCTGCCTTCTTACAGCCTCGGAAATTTGTGCGACGCGCTGGATATCAGCATAGCAGGCAGACACAGAGCAGGTGGCGATGCAGATGCCACAGCCCTGCTGTTTTCAAAACTGCTGGCATGGGACCTCGACGGGGTTATTCCGGCCATGTTAAATGAAGTGGCAGAAGAAAAGCAATTACCCGCAGCGCTGCGAAACGATTTTGACGGGTTACCTAACACGCCCGGCGTTTACTATTTCTATAATGACAGTGACGAAGTCATTTATATCGGTAAAGCCCGGGATCTGAAAAAGCGGGTAGGACAGCATTTTGCCATACACAGTCCCAACCGCAAGGGCTCTAAATTCGCAAAAAAGGTAGCGCGCATCAGTTATGAAGCCTGCGGAACTGAACTGATGGCTTTAATACTCGAAGTGCTGGAGATTAAACGGGTTTATCCAAAATATAATACCGCCCTGAAAAAGTATGAAGCAAAGGCGGGTCTTTTTGTTTATGAAGATGAGAATGGCTACCAAAGGATGACCATCGCCAAAGCAAAAAAGGGATACCAGCCCGTGCAGGTATTTACAACCAGGCAGGGAGGCATGAACAAATTGCGTGAGCTATCCAGGCGTTATGGTTTATGTGCTTCGCTATGCCGCCTAAGCAGCTGCGAGCTTTGCGACCTGGTAGATAAGCAAAAGGATCTGCTGTGCACCGCCAACCAGGCTCCGGATGTCTATAATCAAAAAGTAGAGCGGGCACTCTCTTTTCTGAAAAAAGACGAGCAGGGATTTTATATTATGGACAAGGGAAGACATGCGGGGGAAAAGAGCTGTATCTGGGTGGAGAACGGGCAGTTTTACGGTATGGGGTACATCGATAATGATGCAGACATTTATTCTCTAAACGATGTAAGGGATAGTCTTACCCGTTACCCCGGCGATCATTATATTATGCAGCTGATCATTTCCTATGTATGTAAATATCCCCGTAAAGTGGCGCCCATAACAGGTAAGCCGGTCTCCGCTGAATGGGATTGA
- a CDS encoding DedA family protein — protein MDAESIIRYGGLVVICLLVFGSIGLFFCFFLPIGAVLFSVGLISAKEDLLPSLPVVCVLLIASAVAGSITGYGIGRSTGKFFYSRKESRFFRRSYLSSTEDFYKKHGSMAIAGSYFLPIVRSFAPVLAGIIKVKIQRFIILSTIGSAGFILTFVLTGYLMGSVPFLQPWLKYIIAVFLLVVTIPLIIKVIKTMRKPAGS, from the coding sequence ATGGACGCTGAATCAATCATCAGATATGGAGGACTGGTAGTGATATGCCTGTTGGTATTCGGTTCCATCGGTCTATTTTTTTGTTTCTTTTTGCCTATTGGCGCAGTATTGTTTTCGGTTGGATTGATTTCTGCAAAAGAAGACCTGTTACCATCCCTGCCGGTTGTTTGCGTGCTGTTAATTGCGTCGGCTGTCGCGGGAAGCATTACAGGTTATGGTATCGGGCGCAGTACCGGTAAGTTCTTTTATTCCCGAAAAGAATCCCGCTTCTTTCGCCGCAGTTATTTGAGTTCTACAGAAGATTTTTACAAAAAGCACGGCTCAATGGCTATAGCAGGCAGTTACTTTTTACCGATTGTTCGCAGTTTTGCCCCTGTTCTGGCAGGCATCATAAAAGTAAAGATTCAACGGTTCATTATATTGAGCACCATAGGATCAGCGGGTTTTATATTGACATTTGTACTAACCGGATATTTAATGGGTAGTGTTCCCTTTTTACAACCCTGGCTGAAATATATTATTGCAGTATTTCTTTTGGTAGTAACCATACCGCTGATCATAAAAGTGATCAAAACCATGAGAAAACCGGCGGGCTCTTAA
- a CDS encoding MarR family winged helix-turn-helix transcriptional regulator, protein MTESLIAQLQQLSQLYAYTSLQMHERMAAKAGLSGTDQKYLGFFITRGSMTAGELAVLTGLTTGAVTGLIDRFEKKKLVSRQYDTTDRRKVLIIPDTVKITALLKPLYKTFSNESQQLIASFSDKEKKIIACYFEKAIALMTATTEGMNPVKKIKSSTPSK, encoded by the coding sequence ATGACTGAATCGTTAATTGCTCAACTACAGCAACTCAGCCAGTTGTATGCCTATACTTCTTTACAAATGCATGAGCGGATGGCGGCGAAGGCGGGTCTTTCTGGAACAGATCAAAAATACCTCGGATTTTTTATTACCAGGGGTAGCATGACTGCCGGTGAGCTGGCCGTTTTAACCGGACTTACTACCGGCGCTGTTACAGGTTTGATAGACCGGTTTGAGAAGAAAAAGCTGGTAAGCCGGCAATATGACACCACCGACAGGCGAAAGGTGTTGATTATACCGGATACCGTAAAAATAACGGCCTTGCTGAAACCATTATATAAAACCTTCAGTAATGAGTCGCAGCAATTGATCGCATCTTTTTCTGATAAGGAAAAAAAGATTATTGCCTGCTATTTTGAAAAAGCTATTGCACTTATGACAGCCACTACTGAAGGCATGAACCCGGTCAAAAAAATAAAATCCTCCACCCCATCTAAATAG
- a CDS encoding alpha-ketoglutarate-dependent dioxygenase AlkB family protein codes for MQQKLFDDTDQFDLPLDLLSYIPGFISPEEGNDLLRLLLQTVPWQQHKEIMYDREVVTPRLSAWYGDTRNDGGKTQAQQWLPELYNLKERIERFSGERFQGVLLNYYRDGNDSVAWHADRDTIPGVKTAIASLSIGQERLFDFRHQKDHSKKHAILLQHGSLLLMQPDLQKEWEHRIAKSTFPMRARINMTFRKVMDQ; via the coding sequence ATGCAGCAAAAATTATTCGACGATACGGATCAGTTTGATTTACCCCTGGACTTATTGTCTTATATACCGGGTTTTATCAGTCCTGAGGAAGGTAATGACCTGCTCCGGTTATTATTACAAACGGTTCCCTGGCAGCAGCATAAAGAAATAATGTACGATCGCGAAGTGGTAACGCCGCGTCTTTCAGCATGGTATGGCGATACAAGAAATGATGGGGGTAAAACACAGGCTCAGCAATGGCTGCCTGAGCTGTATAACTTAAAAGAGCGGATTGAACGGTTTAGCGGGGAACGGTTCCAGGGTGTTTTGCTGAATTATTACCGCGATGGTAACGATTCTGTAGCCTGGCATGCAGACAGGGATACGATTCCCGGTGTTAAAACCGCTATAGCTTCGTTAAGCATAGGGCAGGAGCGCCTGTTTGATTTTCGCCATCAAAAGGATCATTCTAAAAAGCATGCGATATTGTTGCAGCATGGATCTTTACTATTAATGCAGCCTGACTTGCAAAAAGAATGGGAGCACCGCATTGCCAAATCAACTTTCCCGATGAGGGCTCGTATTAATATGACCTTTAGAAAAGTAATGGATCAGTAA
- a CDS encoding ATP-binding protein, translated as MEKKVNVNNTGIDSAGLTADYMQAIAEFIWNGFDAGATAIHIDFESNELDYISSLSVTDNGEGINRATIDESFGSFMDSMKRAGFQKTSSRLKGNKGKGRFSFAAFSGRTSWHTRYADPQSGHIMEYAITVKSSSKDRFEFGEPRLSPQHTTGTTVSFHDLFDVTAYSFSSPDFINFLGREFGWFLFLNKDKACSIYINDDPVRFDHLMAQQEVLLIPVADDDKETLFKATFIRWAQKIGDKFYFYFLDSKQKEVVKELTSFNNNAIGFYHSVYVESPFFDDFNANDKEQSLNLFDTHSSHSPVFKILQHRLHSLVGEKQKDFVKLQAADGLIASFEKTGLFPKFTDEEQEAKEDLVNVLKAIYTMEPRLFMALGKEQQKMSIGFIHLLLKSNKRQDIAHLLAQTIKLSVEEQHALRMILKRQAVAV; from the coding sequence ATGGAAAAGAAGGTTAATGTAAATAACACAGGTATCGACTCAGCCGGTTTAACTGCTGATTACATGCAGGCTATTGCTGAATTTATATGGAATGGTTTTGATGCCGGTGCAACGGCCATCCATATCGATTTCGAAAGTAACGAATTGGATTATATCAGTTCTTTATCCGTTACGGATAATGGCGAAGGTATTAACAGGGCTACCATTGACGAAAGTTTTGGCAGTTTTATGGACTCTATGAAAAGAGCCGGTTTTCAAAAAACATCATCCCGTTTAAAAGGGAACAAAGGAAAGGGCCGGTTTTCCTTTGCAGCATTTAGCGGCCGTACCAGCTGGCATACCCGGTATGCCGATCCGCAATCAGGCCATATCATGGAGTATGCCATTACGGTTAAAAGTAGTTCTAAAGATCGTTTTGAGTTTGGTGAGCCGCGTCTTTCTCCACAGCATACAACAGGTACTACCGTAAGCTTTCACGATCTGTTTGATGTTACGGCCTATTCTTTTTCTTCTCCTGATTTTATCAACTTCCTGGGTCGCGAGTTTGGCTGGTTCCTTTTTTTAAATAAGGATAAAGCTTGCAGCATTTATATTAACGATGACCCCGTTCGCTTCGATCATTTAATGGCGCAGCAGGAAGTGCTGCTGATACCGGTGGCAGATGATGATAAAGAAACGCTTTTTAAAGCCACTTTTATCCGCTGGGCTCAGAAGATCGGGGACAAGTTTTATTTCTATTTTTTAGATAGTAAGCAGAAGGAAGTAGTAAAAGAGCTGACCTCGTTTAACAATAATGCCATTGGTTTTTATCATAGTGTTTATGTAGAGTCGCCCTTTTTCGATGATTTTAATGCCAACGATAAGGAGCAAAGCCTGAACCTGTTTGATACCCATTCCAGTCACTCACCGGTGTTCAAAATATTACAGCATCGCCTGCACAGCCTGGTGGGAGAGAAACAGAAGGATTTTGTAAAATTGCAGGCAGCAGATGGACTTATTGCGAGCTTTGAGAAAACAGGCCTTTTTCCAAAATTTACTGATGAGGAGCAGGAGGCAAAGGAAGACCTGGTTAACGTATTGAAAGCCATTTACACTATGGAGCCCCGGCTATTCATGGCCCTGGGTAAGGAGCAGCAGAAAATGAGCATTGGCTTTATTCACCTTTTGCTGAAAAGCAATAAAAGGCAGGACATAGCCCATCTGTTGGCACAAACGATAAAGCTTTCCGTTGAAGAGCAACATGCTTTGCGCATGATTTTAAAGAGGCAGGCTGTGGCGGTGTAG
- a CDS encoding IS110 family RNA-guided transposase — protein MEKLSMEIVNPHAAGIDVGSRFHMVAVSQSEQGVKTFGVYTEDHQSMIGWLKDHQVNSIAMESTGSYWQTLFSALQVAGFEVILVNGRHTKNIKGRKTDVQDCMWIQKLHSLGLLSGSFLPDHFTDQLRTYYNHRQHLIEQMSKYTNKLQKSFRLMNIRLDVVLNDITGKSGRAIIEAILNGQRDSIELANLVNGRVKKSKVEIAQSLRGNWRDDLLFEIKECLDLYDIYHSKLIACDEALNDILIVAEPHPNHIIQSQVKKTRSKHAPLFDIQKIAYSYYGTNLFEIPAISYNTILCLLTHISKKDFDKFPTVKHFTSWLRLAPDTKKTGGKVISSRTPKGKNITALALRQAANSIGNMKGHYLSHFFKRVAYKKGRSSAITATARKLAAIIYQMITRQQPYLPSDIDALEQKQKKQKIKNLKSQFKKLNLDKNEILDILTSGSLSPNF, from the coding sequence ATGGAAAAACTTTCGATGGAAATTGTAAATCCGCATGCAGCAGGTATTGACGTGGGATCTCGCTTTCACATGGTAGCTGTAAGCCAAAGCGAACAAGGAGTAAAAACGTTCGGCGTTTATACTGAAGACCACCAGTCGATGATTGGTTGGCTTAAAGACCATCAGGTGAATAGTATTGCAATGGAAAGCACGGGTAGTTACTGGCAAACCTTATTTAGCGCTTTACAGGTAGCAGGCTTTGAAGTTATCCTGGTCAATGGCCGTCATACAAAGAACATTAAAGGTCGAAAAACTGATGTTCAGGATTGCATGTGGATACAAAAGCTGCATAGTTTAGGTCTGTTAAGCGGCAGCTTTCTACCGGATCATTTTACAGATCAGTTAAGGACCTATTATAATCACCGGCAGCACCTGATTGAGCAAATGTCAAAATATACTAATAAACTTCAAAAGTCTTTTAGATTAATGAATATTCGATTAGACGTTGTATTGAATGACATTACAGGCAAATCCGGCAGAGCTATTATAGAAGCCATTCTTAATGGACAAAGAGACAGTATAGAGTTAGCTAATCTTGTAAACGGTCGGGTGAAAAAAAGTAAAGTTGAAATAGCCCAATCACTACGGGGCAACTGGAGAGATGACCTGCTCTTTGAGATTAAAGAATGCCTGGATTTATATGATATATATCATTCAAAACTTATAGCATGTGATGAGGCTTTAAATGATATATTAATTGTTGCAGAACCACATCCCAATCATATAATACAATCTCAGGTAAAAAAAACCAGATCCAAGCATGCTCCTTTATTTGATATCCAGAAGATCGCCTATTCTTATTACGGCACCAATCTCTTTGAAATTCCGGCAATAAGCTATAACACTATTCTTTGCTTGCTTACACATATAAGTAAAAAGGATTTTGATAAGTTTCCTACCGTTAAGCATTTTACCAGTTGGCTAAGGTTGGCGCCCGATACAAAAAAGACTGGCGGGAAAGTTATAAGTAGCAGAACTCCTAAAGGCAAAAACATAACTGCACTTGCTTTGAGACAAGCAGCCAATAGTATAGGGAACATGAAGGGTCATTACCTGTCCCATTTTTTCAAAAGAGTCGCATATAAAAAAGGACGAAGTTCCGCAATTACTGCTACCGCGAGAAAACTAGCGGCTATCATTTATCAAATGATTACCAGGCAACAGCCCTATCTGCCATCAGACATTGACGCACTTGAGCAAAAGCAAAAAAAACAAAAAATTAAAAACCTAAAATCTCAATTCAAAAAACTAAATCTGGATAAAAATGAAATATTAGATATTCTTACAAGTGGTTCATTGTCACCAAATTTCTAA